From a single Arachis hypogaea cultivar Tifrunner chromosome 3, arahy.Tifrunner.gnm2.J5K5, whole genome shotgun sequence genomic region:
- the LOC140182902 gene encoding uncharacterized protein: protein MKYHADKQRCQVELEEGDLALVKLQPYRQHSMALRKHQKLGMRYFGPFKIQQKLNAVAYKLALPPEAKIHNVFHISALKKFRGDQETHYLPFPLRTTEMGPVLEPHAVRAKRTVIKDGKEILQLQVQWGEGPVAELTWEVVDNFCRAFPDFNLEDKVDVVLGGNVTNISGFGHVKEGHATHSELVTNQGPRRSTRVKATNRRLENYVG from the coding sequence ATGAAGTACCATGCCGATAAGCAGCGTTGCCAGGTTGAATTGGAGGAGGGTGACTTAGCTTTAGTAAAGCTCCAACCCTATCGACAACATTCGATGGCTTTACGTAAGCATCAGAAATTGGGCATGCGTTATTTTGGACCATTTAAGATCCAGCAAAAGCTTAATGCTGTGGCTTATAAGTTGGCACTTCCTCCGGAGGCAAAGATTCACAATGTCTTTCATATCTCTGCTCTGAAGAAATTCCGTGGTGACCAAGAGACTCACTACCTTCCTTTCCCTCTACGTACCACTGAAATGGGTCCAGTTTTAGAACCTCATGCAGTTCGAGCCAAGCGAACGGTGATTAAAGATGGCAAAGAGATTCTTCAGCTCCAGGTCCAATGGGGTGAAGGTCCAGTGGCAGAATTGACATGGGAAGTTGTTGATAACTTCTGTCGTGCTTTTCCAGATTTCAACCTTGAGGACAAGGTTGATGTTGTTCTGGGGGGTAATGTAACGAATATTAGTGGGTTTGGGCACGTAAAAGAAGGCCATGCTACCCATTCAGAGTTAGTTACAAATCAGGGACCACGCAGGAGCACAAGAGTGAAAGCTACTAATAGGAGACTGGAGAATTATGTTGGATAG
- the LOC112789238 gene encoding expansin-like A2, whose amino-acid sequence MDFFVCFSLLLLLSSSATACDRCVHQSKASFFSKASALSSGACGYGELALSLSAGNLAAAVPSIFRDGAACGACFQIRCKDPKLCTKSGTRVVLTDLNKDNKTDFVLSTRAFQSLALKGKSQYLLNLGILDIEYKRVPCEYKNKNLAVRVEESSKKPNYLAIKFLYQGGQTDIVAVDVATVGSSNWSFLSRNHGAVWDTSRVPEGALQLRLVVTAGFDGKWIWAQKEVLPADWKNGVIYDSGVQITDIAQEGCATCDDGSWP is encoded by the exons ATGGATTTCTTTGTTTGCTTCTCTCTGttgcttcttctttcttcatcTGCCACCGCTTGTGATCGTTGCGTCCACCAATCCAAGGCTTCTTTTTTCTCCAAAGCCTCTGCTCTGTCAT CTGGGGCGTGTGGTTATGGTGAATTGGCACTGTCGTTAAGTGCTGGAAACCTTGCAGCTGCTGTTCCTTCCATCTTCAGAGATGGTGCTGCTTGTGGTGCGTGCTTCCAGATTAGATGCAAGGACCCAAAGCTCTGCACAAAATCAGGAACCAGAGTGGTTCTTACTGAtcttaacaaagataacaaaacTGATTTTGTTCTTAGCACCAGAGCCTTTCAATCTTTGGCTCTCAAAGGAAAATCTCAGTATCTTCTCAACCTTGGCATTCTTGACATTGAATACAAAAg GGTACCATGTGAGTACAAAAACAAGAACCTGGCTGTTCGCGTTGAAGAATCAAGCAAGAAGCCAAATTACTTGGCTATTAAATTTTTGTATCAAGGTGGTCAAACTGACATTGTAGCCGTTGATGTAGCTACG GTTGGGTCGTCAAATTGGAGTTTCCTAAGCAGAAATCATGGGGCGGTGTGGGACACAAGCAGGGTTCCAGAAGGGGCATTGCAGTTAAGGTTAGTTGTAACGGCAGGTTTTGATGGGAAGTGGATTTGGGCACAGAAAGAGGTTCTTCCGGCTGATTGGAAAAATGGTGTCATCTATGATTCTGGTGTTCAAATCACTGACATTGCTCAAGAAGGTTGTGCCACTTGCGATGATGGTTCATGGCCATGA
- the LOC140182908 gene encoding uncharacterized protein, whose protein sequence is MSVADGTRMKGVEADIKKLYQMIETAAEENRAERARASEAMNLKFDALQSSITQLLHTPRRSNSPSRELSHGASLIGNQPFRAGLQLRRVNFDLPKFDGNDALANRTQLEPPDALRDCFISGLWSDIWREVKAQCPPSLMRAVTLAKLYEDKFNPNPRHSSGPASHRPQFATHASGTALRLTTRSSLPPLLPTPPQRPPVTSNRDATRRLTPAEIQSKREKGLCYWCDERFSATHKCTNRQFMSLQLEMEDDTEPQVNMDEVLCDGKVVPQLEQQVLGHHLSYNAMHGTSSPAMIRIKAHVHGLEVQALIDGGSSDSFIQPRIAKFLNLPIEPAPGIKVMVGDFDVLEVEGYIPALEVNLRGCTVTIPDVFVLHVAGGDLVIGMMWLRTLKAHIVDYDSSFLRFLHNGQFVTVQGEKSHTPAQAQFHHIRRLICTDSIAKVFTLEVQPAKESLIPQLQLPETLAPELILLLNTYAGVFAQPSDYRALNNITIKDSFPIPTVDELFDELFGATVFSKLDLQSGYHQIMVKPEDRFKTAFQTHQGLYEWLVMPFGLTNAPATFQSLMNDVFRPFLRKFVLHLELVLKLLQQEQLFAKLSKCLFGTSEVDYLGHTISGNGVHMERAKVEAVTDWKPPQNLKQLREFLGLTSYYRCFIKGYATIAAPLIDLLKKEAFEWGHRSKLAFNQLKHAISFEPVLALPNFALPFEIETDASGSGIGAVLAQGKYPITYFSKKLSPNMQQQSAYTREFYAITEAIAKFRHYLLGKKFVIRTDQQSLKALLEQNLHTPEQHKWLHKLLGYDFEIHYKLGSENVVADALSRSYLAAWSMPRSEWLQSLKEEIATDTFLKDLVY, encoded by the exons ATGTCCGTAGCCGACGGCACGAGAATGAAAGGCGTGGAGGCCGATATTAAGAAGCTCTACCAGATGATTGAGACGGCGGCGGAGGAAAATCGAGCAGAGCGGGCCAGAGCCTCTGAGGCGATGAATCTAAAATTTGATGCACTTCAATCCTCCATCACGCAACTACTTCACACTCCGCGTCGCTCCAACTCTCCTTCTCGTGAACTCTCACATGGCGCGAGCTTAATTGGAAACCAGCCGTTTCGTGCAGGCTTGCAGCTCCGAAGGGTGAACTTCGATCTACCGAAATTCGATGGGAATGATGCCTTGG CTAACCGTACTCAGCTTGAACCCCCTGACGCCCTTAGGGATTGTTTTATCAGTGGCTTATGGTCGGATATTTGGCGGGAGGTGAAGGCCCAGTGTCCCCCAAGTTTGATGCGTGCTGTGACTCTGGCGAAATTATATGAGGATAAATTTAACCCCAACCCCCGTCACTCTTCAGGGCCGGCTTCCCATCGTCCCCAATTTGCTACCCATGCTTCAGGCACTGCTCTGCGACTGACCACACGTTCATCCCTCCCTCCCCTCCTTCCTACACCACCACAACGCCCACCTGTGACCTCAAACCGAGATGCCACTCGGCGTCTTACTCCAGCTGAAATCCAGAGTAAAAGAGAGAAGGGCTTATGCTATTGGTGTGATGAGAGGTTCTCGGCCACACACAAGTGCACCAACCGCCAATTCATGTCTCTCCAGCTTGAAATGGAGGATGATACAGAGCCACAGGTGAATATGGATGAGGTTTTGTGTGATGGGAAAGTTGTGCCACAATTGGAGCAGCAGGTCTTGGGGCACCATTTATCTTATAATGCCATGCACGGCACCTCTAGTCCAGCGATGATTCGTATTAAAGCTCATGTCCATGGGTTGGAAGTTCAAGCCCTTATTGATGGCGGCAGCTCCGATAGCTTCATCCAGCCGCGGATTGCAAAATTCTTAAATCTTCCAATCGAGCCAGCTCCTGGTATCAAAGTAATGGTAGGTGATTTTGATGTGTTGGAAGTGGAAGGTTATATCCCAGCCTTGGAGGTAAATTTGCGTGGGTGCACAGTGACTATTCCCGATGTGTTTGTTCTTCATGTTGCAGGAGGTGATTTAGTGATTGGGATGATGTGGCTGAGGACTTTGAAGGCTCATATTGTTGATTACGATTCCTCATTTCTCAGGTTCTTGCATAATGGCCAATTTGTTACGGTGCAAGGCGAAAAGTCGCATACCCCGGCGCAGGCTCAATTTCATCACATCAGACGCTTGATTTGTACCGATTCTATAGCTAAAGTTTTTACTCTTGAGGTGCAACCAGCCAAAGAGTCCTTGATACCACAGCTGCAACTCCCTGAAACTTTGGCTCCGGAATTAATTTTGCTTCTCAACACCTATGCAGGAGTTTTTGCCCAGCCATCAG ATTATAGAGCCTTGAATAATATCACTATTAAAGATAGCTTTCCGATACCCACGGTGGATGAGCTTTTTGACGAACTGTTTGGTGCCACAGTTTTTTCGAAGCTGGATTTACAGTCGGGTTATCACCAAATTATGGTCAAGCCTGAGGATCGCTTCAAGACAGCTTTCCAAACTCATCAGGGTCTTTATGAATGGTTGGTCATGCCCTTCGGCTTAACCAATGCGCCAGCTACATTTCAAAGCCTCATGAATGATGTGTTTAGGCCATTTTTGCGAAAATTCGtattg CACCTGGAATTGGTCTTGAAGCTGTTACAGCAGGAGCAATTGTTTGCGAAGCTTTCTAAGTGCCTGTTTGGTACATccgaggttgattatcttggacACACTATATCGGGCAACGGGGTTCACATGGAGCGTGCCAAAGTGGAGGCGGTTACTGACTGGAAGCCGCCACAAAACCTCAAGCAGTTGCGTGAATTTTTGGGCTTAACTAGCTATTATCGTTGCTTTATCAAAGGCTACGCGACCATTGCTGCACCGCTCATAGACCTTCTTAAAAAGGAAGCGTTTGAGTGGGGCCATAGGTCTAAATTGGCGTTCAACCAACTAAAACATGCTATTTCTTTTGAACCGGTGTTAGCATTACCGAACTTTGCCCTGCCTTTTGAGATTGAGACTGACGCTTCCGGTTCAGGAATTGGAGCCGTTCTGGCTCAAGGTAAGTACCCCATAACTTACTTTTCTAAGAAGTTGTCTCCTAATATGCAGCAACAATCTGCGTACACTCGAGAGTTCTATGCGATTACTGAGGCGATTGCCAAGTTTCGACACTACTTGTTGGGGAAGAAATTCGTGATCCGCACAGACCAGCAGAGTTTAAAAGCGCTACTTGAACAAAATTTGCACACTCCTGAGCAGCATAAGTGGCTGCATAAGCTCCTCGGGTATGACTTTGAAATCCACTATAAGCTTGGCTCCGAGAACGTCGTCGCAGATGCTTTATCACGCTCCTATCTCGCGGCATGGTCAATGCCTAGATCTGAATGGTTGCAGAGTCTTAAGGAAGAGATTGCGACGGACACCTTCCTTAAGGATCTTGTATACTAG